The Prevotella melaninogenica genome window below encodes:
- a CDS encoding DUF6850 family outer membrane beta-barrel protein: MTLILAGASLSASLSAQEQAKDSLLHRDFSFVANSDAWLRSDNAAALARFKTKNISLAEVYVQYGKGGFVNYDESPRTVQAGANVSSFYRLTDRIVLLGSMRYDNFSGRNMTGSAFIQTQRLPFDIVEDSLNHAGTKHRDTYNLMGALSWELYKGIALGAKVDFTAANAAKYKDLRHKTKLMNLALTTGVYVPLRSVSLGLNYTYRRNTESVVFSTYASNAQEFSSYINYGPWIGKTEQFSSSGFTDSNREQPMLNEYHGLGLQFSWDILPNLSWFNNFGGAYRKGYYGRKSPYTIVHTNHHSNIYDYQSRLSLKLDKQVHHLDFSFSSENLVNEMNAYRSNKNEQGAYFYQYLDPVKSANKAWNDVHLGYTGYYGVTHELPLWTIEAGTNFSHRKQTGYSYPYFRRQDIHTTEAYTSLTRNLLFRKGVLSLQAGFAYKKGKGDAFEDGTLAKPSDKQNGFPMMDVLMYREYKYLTDPQYSLQLGVKYAFVLPGTKMKTYTALDFTHRHTNDGNAYLVGRNYSTGRLTIGCTF; the protein is encoded by the coding sequence ATGACACTTATACTGGCAGGAGCATCCCTCTCTGCCAGCCTCAGCGCACAGGAGCAGGCTAAAGATAGTCTGCTCCATCGTGATTTTAGCTTCGTTGCCAACAGCGATGCATGGCTGAGAAGTGACAATGCTGCAGCCTTAGCACGATTTAAGACAAAGAACATTTCTTTGGCTGAAGTGTATGTGCAGTATGGCAAGGGTGGCTTTGTCAACTATGACGAGTCGCCACGTACCGTACAGGCAGGTGCCAACGTGTCTTCATTCTATCGTTTGACGGATAGGATTGTCCTATTGGGAAGTATGCGTTATGACAACTTCTCTGGTCGCAACATGACTGGTTCAGCATTCATACAGACCCAGCGATTGCCCTTTGATATCGTAGAAGACTCGCTAAACCATGCTGGCACAAAACATCGTGACACCTATAACCTTATGGGCGCATTGTCTTGGGAGCTATACAAAGGGATTGCTCTTGGAGCCAAAGTAGACTTCACCGCAGCAAACGCTGCCAAGTATAAGGATTTAAGACACAAGACAAAGCTGATGAACTTAGCCCTTACAACTGGCGTTTATGTGCCACTACGGTCTGTTAGTCTTGGTCTTAACTATACTTATCGACGTAACACGGAGAGTGTAGTTTTCAGTACTTACGCTTCAAATGCACAAGAGTTTTCGTCTTATATCAACTATGGGCCGTGGATTGGCAAGACCGAACAATTCAGCAGTTCAGGCTTTACTGATAGCAATAGGGAGCAACCAATGCTCAATGAATACCATGGTTTAGGACTGCAATTTAGCTGGGACATCCTACCTAATCTCTCATGGTTTAACAACTTTGGCGGTGCATATCGCAAAGGTTATTACGGCAGGAAGTCACCCTATACGATTGTTCACACCAATCATCATAGCAACATCTATGACTATCAATCACGCCTATCTTTGAAACTCGACAAGCAGGTACATCATCTTGACTTCAGCTTTTCAAGCGAGAATCTTGTCAACGAGATGAATGCTTATCGTTCTAACAAAAACGAACAAGGGGCATACTTCTATCAGTATCTTGACCCTGTGAAGAGTGCTAACAAGGCTTGGAACGATGTGCATCTTGGCTATACAGGCTATTATGGTGTGACACACGAATTACCTCTCTGGACGATTGAAGCAGGCACTAACTTCTCTCATCGCAAGCAGACGGGCTACAGCTACCCTTACTTCCGACGTCAGGACATCCACACAACAGAGGCTTATACAAGTCTTACACGTAACCTCCTTTTCCGAAAGGGAGTACTTTCACTACAAGCAGGCTTTGCTTATAAGAAGGGAAAGGGTGATGCTTTCGAGGATGGAACATTGGCAAAACCTTCTGACAAGCAGAATGGCTTCCCTATGATGGACGTACTGATGTATCGTGAGTATAAGTATCTTACAGACCCGCAATACTCCCTTCAACTTGGAGTTAAGTATGCCTTTGTCCTTCCGGGGACAAAGATGAAGACCTACACCGCCTTAGACTTCACCCATCGCCACACCAATGACGGCAATGCTTACCTTGTAGGTAGGAACTATTCAACGGGCAGACTGACCATTGGTTGCACCTTCTAA
- a CDS encoding M16 family metallopeptidase: MLINKRIINALVLLLLVTGAMAQNVCTDNSFRIGKLKNGMTYYIRHNAKEKGIADFYIAQRVGSILEEPNQRGLAHFLEHMAFNGSKNFKNTPSSPSIVHWCEAHGIKFGTNLNAYTSVDETVYNVSSVPVKQESTIDSTLLILHDWSHYLDLEDKEIDKERGVIHEEWRTRRAGMASQRLMEEALPIIYRGTKYEDCLPIGKMEIVDNFPYKALRDYYHKWYRPDLQAIIVVGDIDVDKIEKKIQSVFSAIPMPENAAHREYFPVSDNDKMIVASLKDSEQPIMLVTLYMKRKATPDAEKSTVKYQRDGYVDDLVSYMIGERLNEMQDKNPKPCLSASARLGQFLISRTKDAFVLSFGARQEDVKGSFDATVGTIEQIRQHGFTPSELTRAKAFRQKVIDRQYNERNDRRNAYYVRRAKQNFLDNEPITTEAYDKQLDDQFFNEVTLDEVNAAMREAITNKNQVLVIYSPDKAGVNVPSDAQFEQMVLDAQAKTYPKYVEKKLDDKLIETLPKKGRIKSEKAGLHGTTEITLSNGVKVYFKKTDYQKDAVTLNFFAEGGSSLYPAKDLINTQFISAAVKEGGVGRFSATELNKFLAGKTVRINAGVGNETQSISGNSSIKDIRTLFELTYLYFTNLRRDDQAFQSEVNRMRSFLTNREASPNVSYNDSIAAIVYGNSPRVQPLKAASLDKVSYDRVLEIYKERFSNASNFKMIVMGNIDIAQLRPLLEQYIASLPSTGKKETFAKTYPDVRNCNETHRFEKKMKTPLARVTVFYTWDEPYTAKSDLELDVFKRVLSIPYTDSVREEKGGVYGVKLQQSLSKSSNPHAMLKIAFDTDPEKYNMVMPIITKQIEHIANKGPEAVSLQKVKEYLLKQYDQSSVTNDYWLYVIYNHLRHGVDFDKDYKAIVHNITASDIQRIARNLINSNRRIEVTMQSEKGM, translated from the coding sequence ATGTTAATAAACAAAAGAATTATCAATGCGCTTGTGCTCCTGCTCCTCGTAACAGGTGCTATGGCGCAGAATGTCTGTACCGACAACAGCTTCCGTATAGGTAAGTTGAAGAATGGGATGACCTATTACATACGCCACAATGCTAAGGAGAAAGGGATTGCCGACTTCTACATTGCACAGCGTGTGGGAAGTATTCTTGAAGAACCAAACCAAAGAGGATTGGCTCACTTCCTTGAGCACATGGCTTTCAATGGAAGTAAAAACTTCAAAAATACACCTTCTTCACCAAGTATCGTACATTGGTGTGAGGCACATGGTATTAAGTTCGGTACTAATCTCAACGCCTACACCTCCGTTGACGAGACCGTTTACAACGTCAGTTCAGTACCTGTAAAGCAGGAATCAACCATCGACTCTACCCTACTTATCCTCCACGACTGGAGTCACTACTTGGACCTTGAGGACAAAGAGATAGACAAGGAACGTGGTGTTATTCACGAAGAGTGGCGTACTCGTCGTGCTGGTATGGCTTCACAGCGCTTGATGGAGGAGGCTTTGCCGATTATCTATCGCGGTACGAAGTATGAAGACTGTCTGCCAATCGGTAAGATGGAGATTGTAGACAACTTCCCTTACAAGGCACTTCGTGACTATTACCACAAGTGGTATCGCCCAGATTTGCAGGCTATCATCGTTGTGGGTGATATTGATGTAGACAAGATAGAGAAGAAGATTCAGTCTGTCTTCTCTGCTATTCCAATGCCCGAGAATGCTGCTCATCGTGAATACTTCCCAGTAAGCGACAACGACAAGATGATTGTGGCATCACTAAAGGATTCAGAACAACCTATCATGCTCGTTACACTTTATATGAAGCGTAAGGCTACACCAGATGCAGAGAAGTCTACTGTGAAGTATCAGCGAGACGGATATGTTGACGACTTGGTTTCTTATATGATTGGCGAACGCCTCAACGAGATGCAGGACAAGAATCCAAAACCTTGTTTGAGTGCTTCTGCACGATTGGGGCAGTTCTTGATTAGCCGTACAAAAGATGCCTTTGTTCTTTCTTTCGGTGCTCGTCAGGAAGATGTAAAGGGTTCGTTTGATGCAACTGTGGGAACAATTGAGCAGATTCGCCAGCATGGGTTTACTCCTTCAGAACTCACTCGTGCCAAAGCCTTCCGCCAGAAGGTGATTGACCGCCAATATAATGAGCGTAACGACCGTCGCAACGCTTATTATGTGCGCCGCGCTAAGCAGAACTTCCTCGATAACGAACCAATAACCACCGAAGCTTACGACAAGCAATTGGATGACCAATTCTTTAACGAGGTGACACTCGACGAGGTGAATGCTGCTATGCGTGAAGCTATCACGAATAAGAATCAGGTGCTTGTTATATATTCTCCCGACAAAGCTGGCGTAAATGTTCCCTCAGATGCGCAGTTTGAGCAGATGGTTCTCGATGCACAGGCAAAGACCTATCCTAAGTATGTTGAGAAGAAGTTAGACGATAAGCTGATTGAGACACTTCCTAAGAAAGGACGTATCAAGAGCGAGAAAGCTGGCTTGCATGGAACAACAGAAATCACTCTGAGCAATGGTGTAAAAGTATATTTCAAGAAGACCGACTATCAGAAGGATGCCGTAACACTGAATTTCTTTGCAGAAGGTGGTTCATCCCTCTATCCTGCTAAGGACTTGATTAACACACAGTTTATCTCAGCAGCTGTAAAGGAAGGTGGCGTTGGTCGTTTCAGCGCAACAGAACTTAATAAGTTCTTAGCTGGCAAGACCGTTCGCATCAACGCAGGTGTAGGCAATGAAACGCAGTCTATCAGCGGTAACTCATCTATCAAGGATATCCGCACACTGTTTGAACTTACTTACTTGTATTTTACCAACCTCCGTCGTGATGATCAGGCGTTCCAGTCAGAAGTTAACCGTATGCGCTCTTTCCTCACCAACCGTGAGGCAAGTCCTAACGTTAGCTACAACGACTCTATCGCTGCCATCGTTTATGGAAACTCGCCACGTGTACAACCACTTAAGGCTGCATCGCTTGACAAGGTAAGCTATGACCGTGTTCTCGAGATTTATAAGGAGCGTTTCAGCAATGCCTCTAACTTCAAGATGATCGTCATGGGTAACATTGACATCGCTCAGTTGCGCCCTCTCTTGGAGCAATACATTGCTTCGCTGCCATCAACAGGCAAGAAGGAAACCTTTGCAAAGACTTATCCTGACGTGCGCAACTGCAACGAGACCCACCGCTTTGAAAAGAAGATGAAGACGCCATTGGCGCGTGTAACCGTCTTCTACACATGGGACGAACCTTACACAGCTAAGTCTGATTTAGAACTCGACGTATTCAAGCGTGTATTGTCTATCCCCTATACCGACTCTGTCCGCGAAGAGAAAGGTGGAGTGTATGGTGTGAAACTACAGCAGAGTCTAAGTAAGTCAAGCAACCCTCACGCCATGTTGAAGATTGCCTTTGATACCGACCCAGAAAAGTATAACATGGTTATGCCTATCATCACAAAGCAGATTGAGCATATTGCCAACAAGGGGCCAGAGGCAGTAAGTCTGCAGAAGGTGAAGGAATACCTCTTAAAACAGTATGACCAGTCTTCTGTTACCAACGACTACTGGCTCTACGTGATATACAACCATCTGCGCCATGGAGTTGACTTTGACAAGGACTACAAGGCTATCGTGCACAACATCACAGCTTCCGACATCCAGCGTATTGCCCGCAACCTTATCAACAGCAACCGCCGAATAGAAGTGACAATGCAGTCTGAAAAGGGAATGTAA
- a CDS encoding transposase — protein MKLCKAAFSAEDGAKLNKSIQTNVMEMLFLLMVIPRKCNFTQMGRYGKRGEQCYRQTAERSVNWLEINMWLSAFAFKQGKGLNAIVIDPSFIKKAGKHTPYVGTFWSGCAGAVKHGLEILGIGVIDVDLHECMMLKAVQTTLEKGEEKKEMSLYDWYTKVLEDDKVTLQRICKVLVADSAFSKRPFIDKVMKMGFHVVSRLRHDAALFYTWDGEPTGKPGRPRIKGDKIDVRNIDISKGNELDLGETKGKAYALKAWCKSLHRVVSIVIHELPNGVRRLYFSTDESMSGRDVMEYYTTRFQEEFCFRDAKQFLGLTDCQARDKRKLEFAFNSSFTALNVTKIMCKELGTSIGRLKAQMVNAYYAQRIIDVFEKNPNTPLNKERINDIFSFAADAA, from the coding sequence ATGAAGCTCTGCAAAGCAGCATTTAGTGCTGAAGATGGAGCAAAGTTAAACAAAAGTATTCAAACAAACGTCATGGAAATGCTTTTTCTTTTGATGGTCATCCCAAGGAAATGTAATTTTACGCAGATGGGACGCTATGGAAAGCGTGGCGAACAATGCTATCGGCAGACGGCAGAGCGCAGCGTGAACTGGCTCGAAATAAATATGTGGCTGAGTGCTTTCGCCTTCAAGCAGGGTAAAGGGCTCAATGCCATCGTTATTGATCCAAGCTTCATCAAGAAGGCTGGGAAGCATACCCCATACGTGGGTACGTTTTGGTCGGGCTGTGCAGGTGCGGTAAAGCACGGTCTTGAGATCCTCGGCATCGGTGTGATAGACGTGGACTTGCATGAGTGTATGATGCTCAAGGCTGTGCAGACCACATTGGAAAAAGGGGAGGAGAAAAAAGAGATGAGTCTATACGACTGGTATACCAAGGTGTTGGAGGACGACAAGGTAACCTTACAGCGTATTTGCAAGGTTCTTGTCGCTGACTCAGCCTTCTCCAAAAGACCTTTCATCGACAAGGTAATGAAGATGGGCTTCCATGTTGTGAGCCGCTTGCGTCATGACGCAGCCTTGTTCTACACATGGGATGGGGAACCCACGGGAAAGCCCGGCCGTCCTCGTATCAAAGGTGACAAGATTGACGTAAGGAACATCGACATATCCAAAGGCAATGAGCTTGATTTAGGAGAGACCAAAGGCAAAGCCTATGCGCTCAAGGCGTGGTGCAAGTCCTTGCATAGGGTCGTGTCGATTGTCATCCACGAGTTGCCCAACGGTGTCCGCCGTTTGTACTTCTCTACGGATGAGAGCATGAGTGGACGCGATGTGATGGAGTACTATACCACACGTTTCCAAGAGGAGTTTTGCTTTCGCGACGCAAAGCAATTCCTCGGTCTTACCGATTGTCAGGCACGCGACAAGAGAAAACTTGAATTTGCTTTCAACTCTTCATTCACAGCACTCAATGTGACCAAAATCATGTGCAAGGAACTTGGCACGTCCATCGGTCGACTTAAAGCGCAGATGGTCAATGCCTACTATGCACAACGAATTATTGACGTGTTCGAGAAGAACCCGAACACGCCATTAAATAAAGAAAGGATAAATGATATATTTAGTTTCGCTGCTGATGCAGCATAA
- a CDS encoding ADP-ribosylglycohydrolase family protein, with product MKLETKYKGAIKLAAIGDALGWITEFERNSDTLKSKYGTVHVSNFYDWEKKVGGKFNGYIDKLKKGSYSDDTQLMLSVARSIMGNGAIDREYFSKVELPSWILYARGAGRTIKNAARKIERKSAKWNNNFFTYKAGTITIDYRESGANGAAMRILPIALANFGDIDKIKKEIFANSIVTHGHPRAIIGAMLYGYAVHTILKFLPEHFSYKTYLTELGKNIHQKLSIPFIKEHDFDSWENEWNSKAQISFTDQYQVVLDETQQYLRNIYKCLNHNIDDETALRILGCYNLDTKGSGTSTVIAGIFLCCKYHNEPIRGIEQAVNLIGTDTDSIAAFVGGLIGSLHGTSIIPDRYKLIQDSDYLDKVAVRLLKISENRVVKEKVQNYLGLKSINTITDDNFDLNESIYFEPLGRGKIVHIDRQNTLTKGKYNLLIDVEFDLGQSCRFAKLMNKGHKTLPSSTCSDFQDKKHQIKVFSSETQNCIDLFMRELNQEQQKHFNDILTLIQLEYDD from the coding sequence ATGAAACTTGAAACCAAATATAAAGGAGCAATAAAACTTGCTGCAATTGGGGATGCCCTTGGCTGGATAACAGAATTTGAAAGGAACTCTGATACCTTAAAGTCAAAATACGGGACAGTTCATGTTTCTAATTTTTATGATTGGGAAAAGAAAGTTGGTGGAAAGTTCAATGGATACATAGATAAATTAAAAAAAGGGTCATATTCCGACGATACCCAACTAATGCTTTCTGTAGCGAGGTCTATTATGGGAAATGGTGCTATTGATCGTGAATATTTTTCTAAAGTAGAATTACCAAGTTGGATTTTGTATGCTCGTGGAGCAGGTAGAACCATAAAAAATGCCGCGAGAAAAATTGAACGGAAATCAGCGAAATGGAATAATAATTTTTTCACCTATAAGGCTGGCACCATAACGATTGACTACAGAGAAAGTGGTGCAAATGGAGCAGCAATGCGTATTCTTCCTATTGCTCTTGCAAATTTTGGAGACATTGATAAAATCAAGAAAGAAATTTTTGCAAACAGTATTGTGACACATGGTCACCCAAGGGCGATTATTGGTGCAATGCTTTATGGCTATGCAGTTCATACAATTCTAAAATTTCTTCCTGAACACTTTTCTTATAAAACATACTTAACTGAGCTTGGAAAAAACATTCATCAAAAGCTTTCAATCCCTTTTATTAAGGAACATGATTTTGATAGTTGGGAAAATGAATGGAATAGTAAAGCCCAAATATCATTCACAGATCAATACCAAGTAGTACTTGACGAGACACAACAGTATTTGCGCAATATTTACAAATGCCTGAATCATAATATAGATGACGAAACAGCTCTCCGCATATTAGGTTGCTATAATTTGGATACAAAGGGTTCAGGAACTTCTACTGTAATTGCTGGTATTTTTCTTTGTTGTAAATATCATAATGAACCGATAAGGGGTATAGAACAAGCTGTTAACTTGATTGGAACTGACACTGATAGCATTGCTGCTTTCGTAGGTGGATTAATAGGTTCACTACACGGTACTTCTATTATTCCTGATAGATATAAATTAATTCAAGATTCTGATTACCTTGACAAGGTTGCTGTTAGACTTTTGAAAATATCTGAGAATCGTGTAGTAAAAGAGAAAGTTCAAAATTATCTGGGCTTAAAATCAATCAATACTATAACTGATGATAACTTTGACTTAAATGAATCTATTTATTTCGAGCCTCTTGGCAGAGGAAAGATAGTACATATTGATAGGCAAAATACTTTAACTAAAGGGAAGTATAATCTGTTGATTGATGTTGAATTTGATTTGGGGCAGAGTTGCAGGTTTGCTAAGTTAATGAATAAAGGACATAAAACCCTCCCAAGCTCTACATGTTCTGATTTTCAAGATAAAAAGCATCAAATAAAGGTATTCTCCTCGGAGACTCAAAATTGCATAGACCTTTTTATGAGAGAGTTAAATCAAGAACAGCAGAAACACTTTAATGATATTCTAACTTTGATTCAACTAGAATATGATGATTAA
- a CDS encoding DarT ssDNA thymidine ADP-ribosyltransferase family protein — MDKKADYIYFQEEISKRGIEFLIHFTPTINLYSILEQGKLMSRKTLENLDIEQFDILDYAQFTDNVRCDDKGFINLSISGPNTFLFSKFQERTKDDMTIDWCILKIDPKYIYEKETKFSVTNAASNVAKAIGVTGDLDKFKMLFANSINIPYGIRGKINSKYPTNVQAEVLVKKDIPVESIIEVCFNSIESFASAKAALSEFDTSNFVVDMEIFSPNRTL; from the coding sequence ATGGATAAAAAAGCGGACTACATATATTTTCAAGAAGAAATATCAAAACGAGGAATAGAGTTTCTGATACACTTTACACCAACTATTAATCTTTATAGTATACTAGAACAAGGCAAGCTGATGTCAAGAAAAACTCTCGAAAATTTAGATATTGAGCAATTCGACATATTGGACTATGCCCAATTTACTGATAACGTTAGATGCGATGATAAAGGCTTTATCAATTTATCCATTTCGGGACCAAATACGTTCCTCTTTTCAAAATTTCAGGAGAGAACTAAAGATGATATGACGATAGATTGGTGCATCTTGAAAATTGATCCAAAATATATCTATGAAAAGGAAACGAAATTTTCAGTAACAAATGCTGCATCAAATGTTGCAAAGGCTATAGGGGTAACGGGAGACCTGGATAAATTTAAAATGCTATTTGCAAATAGTATTAATATACCCTATGGCATTCGTGGCAAAATTAATTCAAAGTACCCAACGAATGTCCAAGCTGAGGTTCTGGTAAAAAAGGATATACCTGTTGAGAGTATTATTGAAGTATGTTTTAATTCTATAGAAAGTTTTGCATCTGCTAAAGCTGCATTGTCAGAGTTTGATACAAGTAATTTTGTTGTTGATATGGAGATTTTTTCACCAAATAGAACATTATGA
- a CDS encoding 3'-5' exonuclease: MLKKIILKGEQKRVLFLPPTKPIQIKGVAGSGKTTVALYRAKHLLETQNTLFKEAKIAIFTFNKTLAAYIKAVSPYINGGYQKDTDEINPKTPDGLNVTIVNFHSWAYRFAGIGYDTTILKPEQINIIENIKRSGKVINSNLLNKSSDFFLEEISWIKGKLFNSRTEYLEAKRIGRGISDRVTASDKETIWSIYTMYSEELKNRGKKDFDDYAIISLQKIENDSSWEPPFTHIIIDEAQDLNKAQILVISKLVSQETESISIIADAAQRIYKSGFTWSEVGLNVRGGRTIEFKKNYRNSVHIARAALSLLENEEDKSEFTVVETALSGGEKPTLSLLGSFEEQLAYLKDELQNLKNTGKIISTIVLHRTNDGVNRIQHYLNTNGFQTERVRSNQPVRYESDSIKISTMSSVKGLEFDNVFIMDLTDEIIPYPSGFIETDDEFHISTERRLLYTCMTRARNILFLIGDKNNPSRYIAEIDANFLNKVSTLPSECALNDDYLPF, from the coding sequence ATGCTAAAAAAGATTATCCTAAAAGGAGAGCAGAAAAGAGTTTTGTTTCTTCCTCCGACAAAGCCCATTCAAATAAAAGGTGTAGCAGGCAGTGGTAAGACTACAGTCGCTCTATACAGAGCAAAGCACCTATTAGAAACTCAAAATACACTTTTTAAAGAAGCAAAGATAGCTATTTTTACTTTTAACAAGACATTAGCAGCCTACATAAAAGCAGTAAGTCCTTATATAAATGGTGGATATCAAAAAGACACTGACGAAATAAATCCTAAAACTCCAGATGGGTTAAATGTTACCATTGTGAATTTCCACAGTTGGGCTTATCGCTTTGCTGGAATTGGATACGATACCACTATTCTGAAACCAGAACAAATCAATATTATAGAGAATATAAAAAGATCGGGGAAAGTAATAAACTCAAACCTACTAAATAAAAGCTCAGATTTTTTTCTAGAAGAGATTTCGTGGATAAAGGGTAAACTTTTCAATTCGAGAACGGAGTACTTAGAAGCAAAGCGTATTGGAAGAGGTATATCAGACAGAGTTACTGCAAGTGATAAAGAAACAATATGGAGTATTTACACAATGTACAGTGAAGAGTTGAAAAATAGAGGAAAAAAAGATTTTGATGATTATGCGATAATTAGTTTACAAAAAATTGAAAACGATTCATCTTGGGAGCCGCCATTCACTCATATAATTATTGATGAAGCTCAAGATTTAAACAAAGCTCAAATTCTAGTTATTTCGAAGTTGGTCTCTCAAGAAACAGAGAGTATATCAATCATAGCAGATGCTGCTCAAAGAATTTATAAAAGTGGCTTTACTTGGTCTGAAGTTGGTCTAAATGTTCGTGGTGGTAGAACTATAGAATTTAAAAAGAATTACAGGAATTCTGTACACATTGCAAGGGCTGCGCTTTCTTTATTGGAAAATGAAGAAGACAAATCGGAATTCACAGTAGTTGAAACAGCTCTTTCAGGTGGTGAAAAACCTACATTATCCCTTTTAGGAAGTTTTGAGGAACAACTTGCTTATTTGAAAGATGAGCTGCAAAACCTAAAAAATACAGGGAAAATAATTAGCACAATAGTTTTGCACAGAACAAATGATGGTGTAAATAGAATTCAACATTATCTTAACACTAATGGCTTTCAAACAGAACGTGTAAGATCAAACCAGCCCGTAAGATACGAAAGTGATAGTATTAAAATCAGCACTATGTCCTCCGTGAAGGGGTTGGAATTTGATAATGTGTTTATTATGGATTTGACAGATGAAATAATTCCTTATCCTTCAGGATTTATCGAGACAGATGACGAATTTCATATTTCTACTGAAAGGAGGCTATTATACACCTGTATGACTAGAGCAAGAAATATTCTCTTTCTAATAGGTGATAAGAATAATCCATCAAGATACATTGCCGAAATTGATGCAAATTTTCTAAATAAAGTATCAACACTTCCTTCAGAATGTGCTTTAAACGATGATTACTTACCTTTCTAG
- a CDS encoding IS1380 family transposase, whose protein sequence is MTKVAIKNENITSFGGIYHIMDVFSKLGFEKLTKSVLGRRGSSGKAFSHGSIFGSLSFSYLCGGECLEDINVLIGQFRQRPDTLLPGADTVGRGLKELAEKNIVYKSETSDKSYSFNTAEKLNTLLLRVIRRMGLIKVGSHVDLDFDHQFIPAHKFDAKYSYKQDFGYFPGWASIGGIIVGGENRDGNTNVRFHQEDTLCRIMDRVTSELGVVIERFLADCGSFSKEIIQTVEQRCNTFYIRAANCGSRCEDFHQLKEWKSVEVGYERCDVTSISMDNLIEGKSYRLVVQRSPLKDKDGREQTDMFGVIYTYRCILTNNWTSTEKDIITFYNERGASEKNFDIQNNDFGWSHLPFSFMAENMVFMMVTAMLKNFYLYLIRHISEKVKPLKKTSRQKAFILHFVSVPAKWVRTGRQNVLNLYTNKTYYSEVFLE, encoded by the coding sequence ATGACAAAGGTAGCAATTAAAAACGAGAATATCACTTCTTTCGGTGGAATTTATCATATCATGGACGTTTTCTCAAAGCTGGGCTTTGAAAAACTTACCAAATCTGTATTGGGCAGACGTGGAAGTAGTGGCAAAGCATTCAGCCATGGAAGTATTTTCGGCTCTCTCTCCTTCAGCTACCTTTGTGGTGGAGAATGCCTTGAGGACATCAATGTGCTTATAGGGCAGTTCAGACAGAGACCTGATACGCTATTACCCGGTGCCGACACTGTAGGGCGCGGACTAAAGGAGCTTGCCGAGAAGAATATTGTCTATAAGAGCGAGACCTCCGACAAGTCGTATAGTTTCAACACGGCAGAAAAGTTGAATACCTTACTTTTACGAGTGATACGGAGGATGGGGCTTATAAAGGTGGGCAGTCATGTTGACTTAGACTTTGACCATCAGTTTATTCCAGCCCACAAGTTCGATGCAAAGTATTCCTACAAGCAGGATTTTGGCTATTTCCCTGGTTGGGCTTCCATTGGGGGAATCATAGTCGGAGGTGAGAATCGTGACGGAAACACCAATGTGAGATTCCATCAAGAAGACACGCTCTGTCGCATTATGGACCGTGTAACCTCAGAACTTGGTGTGGTAATAGAGCGTTTCCTTGCTGATTGTGGGTCGTTCTCAAAGGAAATCATCCAAACCGTAGAGCAGCGCTGCAACACGTTCTATATACGTGCTGCCAACTGTGGCAGCCGATGCGAGGACTTCCACCAGCTGAAAGAATGGAAGAGCGTTGAGGTTGGTTATGAGAGATGCGATGTCACATCCATCAGCATGGACAACCTCATCGAAGGAAAGTCATACAGGCTTGTCGTACAGCGAAGTCCTTTGAAAGACAAGGATGGCAGGGAGCAGACGGATATGTTCGGAGTAATATACACATACCGCTGTATCCTTACCAACAACTGGACATCTACTGAGAAAGACATCATTACATTTTATAATGAGCGTGGAGCAAGCGAAAAGAACTTCGACATACAGAACAATGACTTCGGCTGGTCGCATCTGCCCTTTTCCTTTATGGCTGAGAACATGGTTTTCATGATGGTTACCGCCATGCTGAAGAACTTCTATCTCTATCTCATCCGTCATATCAGCGAAAAGGTCAAGCCATTGAAAAAGACAAGCAGACAGAAAGCCTTTATCCTACATTTTGTCAGCGTGCCAGCAAAATGGGTGCGAACTGGAAGGCAGAACGTTCTGAACCTATATACAAATAAAACATACTACTCTGAGGTCTTCCTTGAATAA